A single window of Microbispora hainanensis DNA harbors:
- the rnc gene encoding ribonuclease III, producing the protein MAAPSVKPVPVEVARDELFQILDVRLSTGILERALTHRSYAYENGGLPTNERLEFLGDSVLGLVVTDTLFRNHPDLPEGQLAKLRAAVVNMRALADVARTLDLGKYLRLGRGEEGTGGRDKSSILADTLEALIGTVYVDKGLDEAFRVVHLLFDPLITRSASLGAGLDWKTSLQELTAAEMLGVPEYHVDESGPDHAKSFSAVVRVGGKEYGKGSGRSKKEAEQQAAEAAWTAIRAVRDAREGAGPVHA; encoded by the coding sequence ATGGCCGCGCCGTCTGTAAAGCCCGTGCCCGTCGAGGTCGCGAGAGACGAGCTGTTCCAGATCCTGGATGTCCGGCTCAGCACCGGCATCCTCGAGCGGGCGCTGACGCACCGCTCGTACGCGTACGAGAACGGCGGACTGCCGACGAACGAGCGCCTGGAGTTCCTGGGCGACTCGGTGCTGGGTCTCGTGGTGACGGACACGCTGTTCCGCAACCACCCGGACCTGCCGGAGGGCCAGCTCGCCAAGCTGCGCGCCGCCGTGGTCAACATGCGCGCGCTCGCCGACGTCGCCAGGACGCTCGACCTCGGCAAATACCTGCGGCTCGGCCGTGGCGAGGAGGGCACCGGCGGCCGCGACAAGTCGTCGATCCTGGCCGACACGCTGGAGGCCCTGATCGGCACGGTCTACGTCGACAAGGGCCTCGACGAGGCGTTCCGCGTCGTCCACCTGCTGTTCGACCCGCTCATCACGCGGTCGGCGTCGCTCGGCGCCGGGCTCGACTGGAAGACGTCCCTGCAGGAGCTCACCGCCGCCGAGATGCTCGGCGTGCCGGAGTATCACGTGGACGAGAGCGGGCCCGACCACGCCAAGTCGTTCTCCGCGGTCGTGCGCGTGGGCGGCAAGGAGTACGGCAAGGGCTCGGGCCGCAGCAAGAAGGAGGCCGAGCAGCAGGCGGCCGAGGCGGCCTGGACCGCGATCCGCGCGGTGCGCGACGCCCGCGAGGGCGCCGGTCCCGTACACGCCTGA
- a CDS encoding acylphosphatase → MVRLTAWVRGRVQGVGFRWWTRARALELGLVGWASNLADGRVEVVAEGPRESCEKLLSLLRTGDTPGHVEGVVERWSDAKRGIAGFVER, encoded by the coding sequence GTGGTTCGGTTGACGGCATGGGTCCGTGGACGGGTGCAGGGTGTGGGGTTCCGCTGGTGGACCCGCGCCCGCGCACTGGAGCTCGGGCTCGTCGGGTGGGCCTCGAACCTGGCCGACGGGAGGGTCGAGGTCGTCGCCGAGGGCCCGAGGGAGTCATGCGAGAAACTCCTGTCGTTGTTACGCACCGGAGACACGCCCGGCCACGTCGAGGGGGTGGTCGAGCGCTGGAGCGATGCGAAGAGAGGTATCGCCGGGTTTGTCGAGAGGTAG
- the rsmD gene encoding 16S rRNA (guanine(966)-N(2))-methyltransferase RsmD, producing MTRVIAGTAGGRRLAVPPGRSTRPTSDRTREGLFATVGSALGPLDGVRVLDLYAGSGAVGLEALSRGAAHALLVESDARAARTIRENIASLGLPGAALRAEKVERVVARPCEEPYDFVFADPPYAVSDEAVTRVLTALRDNGWLAEGALVAVERESRGKDLVWPAGFTEDRVRRYGEAAVWYGHAAGNP from the coding sequence GTGACGCGGGTGATCGCAGGGACGGCGGGGGGACGCAGGCTGGCCGTCCCACCGGGGAGATCGACCAGGCCGACGAGCGACCGCACCCGGGAGGGCCTGTTCGCCACCGTCGGCTCCGCGCTCGGCCCGCTGGACGGGGTCCGGGTGCTCGACCTGTACGCCGGGTCGGGCGCCGTCGGGCTGGAGGCGCTGAGCCGGGGGGCCGCCCACGCGCTGCTGGTGGAGTCGGACGCCAGGGCCGCGCGCACGATCAGGGAGAACATCGCGTCCCTCGGGCTGCCGGGCGCGGCGCTGCGGGCCGAGAAGGTCGAGCGGGTGGTGGCCCGGCCGTGCGAGGAGCCGTACGACTTCGTCTTCGCCGATCCGCCCTACGCCGTCTCCGACGAGGCGGTCACGCGGGTGCTGACGGCGCTGCGCGACAACGGCTGGCTGGCCGAGGGCGCGCTCGTGGCCGTGGAACGGGAGTCGAGGGGTAAGGACCTGGTGTGGCCCGCGGGCTTCACGGAAGACAGGGTCCGTCGATACGGCGAAGCGGCCGTTTGGTACGGTCACGCAGCCGGGAACCCGTGA
- the coaD gene encoding pantetheine-phosphate adenylyltransferase: protein MRRVVCPGSFDPVTNGHLDIIGRTSRLYDEVVVAVLINIEKRSLFTVDERIEMLQAVTKEYGNVRVEKFHGLLVDFCRQQGIPSIVKGLRAVSDFDYELQMAQLNYRMSGVETLFMSTNPEYSFLSSSRLKEIARYGGDVSGLVPDLVHQLLVERLRG from the coding sequence TTGCGTCGTGTCGTCTGCCCGGGGTCGTTCGATCCCGTGACCAACGGTCATCTGGACATCATCGGCCGGACGTCACGGCTGTATGACGAGGTCGTCGTGGCCGTGCTCATCAACATCGAGAAGCGCAGCCTGTTCACCGTCGACGAGCGCATCGAGATGCTCCAGGCGGTGACGAAGGAGTACGGCAACGTCCGCGTGGAGAAGTTCCACGGCCTGCTGGTCGACTTCTGCAGGCAGCAGGGCATCCCGTCCATCGTGAAGGGCCTGCGCGCGGTCAGCGACTTCGACTACGAGCTGCAGATGGCGCAGCTCAACTATCGGATGTCGGGCGTCGAGACGCTGTTCATGTCCACCAACCCGGAATACTCCTTCCTGTCGTCGAGCAGGCTCAAGGAGATCGCCCGGTACGGAGGGGACGTGTCCGGCCTGGTCCCCGACCTCGTCCACCAGCTGCTGGTGGAGCGGCTCAGAGGCTGA
- the recG gene encoding ATP-dependent DNA helicase RecG produces the protein MTSFDEPLKKVVGRSAASLESALGISTVGELLRHYPRRYAQRGELTPIASLEHDEHVTVVAKVSSAVRRPMKNRQGTWLDIEVTDGKEKLHLAFFGKGAYVAEQRLTPGTEAMFSGKVGVFVGGRTRRVSLTHPEYESFDETEETAEEFASALVPIYPSAQGLPSWKIRRAVRTVLDVLSLDDPVPAEIRERLGLLPIEDALRRVHRPRSQADVARSHDRLKFDEAFVLQAVLVRRRMAASAWLARARPGRDDGLLREFDKRLPFQLTEGQRQVGEEIAADLAREHPMHRLLQGEVGAGKTVVALRAMLQVVDSGGQAVLLAPTEVLAQQHHRSIVNMLGDLAAGGMFGGTAVALLTGSMGAAARRSALLDAASGAAGIVIGTHAVLQEHVQFADLGLVVVDEQHRFGVEQRDALREKGGGGRPHVLVMTATPIPRTVAMTVFGDLEVSTLSQLPSGRAPITTHVVPAAEKPHYLDRAWQRVREEVGLGRQAYVVCPRIGDQEGDEGDLAKDDEERRPPLAVLDVARMLAEGPLSGLRIEALHGKLAPEDKDATMRAFARGEIDVLVATTVIEVGVDVPNSSVMVIMDADRFGVSQLHQLRGRVGRGGLPGLCLLVSEAPEGTQARRRLDAVAATLDGFELSRVDLEQRREGDVLGAAQSGRKSSLKLLQLLRDEDVIETARAEATALLSADSELSAHPALRAEIDTMVAGERAEYLEKA, from the coding sequence GTGACGAGCTTCGACGAGCCGCTCAAGAAGGTGGTCGGCAGGTCGGCCGCCTCGCTGGAGAGCGCCCTGGGCATCAGCACGGTCGGTGAGCTGCTGCGCCACTATCCGCGGCGATACGCGCAGCGCGGGGAGCTGACGCCCATCGCGTCGCTGGAGCACGACGAGCACGTCACCGTGGTCGCGAAGGTGTCGTCGGCCGTGCGCAGGCCGATGAAGAACCGGCAGGGCACCTGGCTCGACATCGAGGTGACCGACGGCAAGGAGAAGCTCCACCTGGCGTTCTTCGGCAAGGGCGCCTACGTGGCCGAGCAGCGGCTCACGCCGGGCACCGAGGCGATGTTCTCCGGCAAGGTCGGCGTCTTCGTCGGCGGGAGGACCAGGCGCGTCTCGCTCACTCATCCCGAATACGAGTCGTTCGACGAGACGGAGGAGACGGCCGAGGAGTTCGCCTCCGCACTGGTGCCGATCTATCCCTCCGCCCAGGGGCTGCCGAGCTGGAAGATCCGGCGGGCCGTGCGCACGGTGCTCGACGTGCTCAGCCTGGACGACCCGGTGCCCGCCGAGATCCGGGAGCGGCTGGGGCTGCTGCCGATCGAGGATGCGCTGCGGCGGGTCCACCGGCCCCGCAGCCAGGCGGACGTCGCCCGGTCGCACGACCGGCTGAAGTTCGACGAGGCGTTCGTGTTGCAGGCCGTGCTGGTGCGGCGGCGCATGGCCGCGTCCGCCTGGCTCGCCCGGGCCCGTCCCGGGCGCGACGACGGGCTGCTGCGCGAGTTCGACAAGCGGCTGCCGTTCCAGCTCACCGAGGGGCAGCGGCAGGTCGGCGAGGAGATCGCCGCCGACCTCGCCCGCGAACACCCCATGCACCGGCTCCTGCAGGGCGAGGTCGGCGCGGGCAAGACCGTGGTCGCGCTGCGCGCGATGCTTCAGGTGGTCGACTCCGGCGGGCAGGCCGTGCTGCTCGCCCCCACCGAGGTCCTCGCCCAGCAGCACCACCGGTCGATCGTGAACATGCTGGGCGACCTCGCGGCGGGCGGCATGTTCGGCGGGACGGCGGTCGCGCTGCTCACCGGCTCGATGGGGGCCGCCGCGCGGCGGAGCGCGCTGCTCGACGCGGCCTCCGGCGCGGCCGGCATCGTGATCGGCACTCATGCCGTGCTGCAGGAGCACGTGCAGTTCGCCGACCTCGGCCTGGTCGTGGTGGACGAGCAGCACAGGTTCGGCGTCGAACAGCGCGACGCGCTGCGCGAGAAGGGCGGCGGCGGACGCCCCCACGTGCTGGTCATGACGGCGACGCCGATCCCGCGCACGGTCGCGATGACCGTGTTCGGCGACCTGGAGGTCTCCACGCTGTCCCAGCTCCCCTCGGGGCGGGCCCCGATCACCACCCATGTGGTGCCCGCCGCGGAGAAGCCTCACTACCTCGACCGCGCCTGGCAGCGGGTGCGCGAGGAGGTCGGCCTGGGCCGCCAGGCCTACGTGGTGTGCCCGCGCATCGGCGACCAGGAGGGCGACGAGGGCGACCTGGCGAAGGACGACGAGGAGCGCAGGCCGCCCCTGGCGGTGCTCGACGTCGCGCGCATGCTCGCCGAGGGCCCCCTGTCGGGCCTGCGGATCGAGGCGCTGCACGGCAAGCTCGCGCCCGAGGACAAGGACGCCACGATGCGGGCCTTCGCCCGGGGCGAGATCGACGTGCTGGTCGCGACCACGGTCATCGAGGTCGGCGTCGACGTCCCCAACTCGTCGGTGATGGTCATCATGGACGCCGACCGCTTCGGGGTCTCCCAGCTCCACCAGTTGCGCGGCCGGGTGGGCCGGGGCGGGCTGCCCGGGCTGTGCCTGCTCGTGAGCGAGGCCCCGGAGGGCACCCAGGCGCGCCGCAGGCTCGACGCGGTGGCGGCGACCCTGGACGGGTTCGAGCTGTCCCGTGTCGACCTGGAGCAGCGCAGAGAGGGCGACGTGCTCGGCGCCGCCCAGTCGGGGCGCAAGTCCTCGCTCAAGCTGCTGCAACTGCTGCGCGACGAGGACGTGATCGAGACCGCCCGGGCCGAGGCGACCGCCCTGCTGTCCGCCGATTCCGAGCTGTCGGCCCACCCGGCCCTGCGCGCCGAGATCGACACCATGGTCGCCGGCGAACGCGCCGAATACCTCGAGAAGGCGTGA
- the mutM gene encoding bifunctional DNA-formamidopyrimidine glycosylase/DNA-(apurinic or apyrimidinic site) lyase translates to MPELPEVEVVRRGLESWVAGRTVAAAEVLHPRAVRRNVGDLPAQLKGRTLASAERRGKYLWLPLRDDATGEEEPGEALIAHLGMSGQLLVVDPLSPIEKHLRVRMGFADGGLELRFVDQRTFGHLLVAPMTSGLGRPVPEPIAHIAADPLEDAFDDAEFAVRLRLRRTGIKRALLDQSLISGVGNIYADEALWRARLHWARPTETLTRPKIAELLAAVREVMTEALGQGGTSFDSLYVNVNGESGYFDRSLAVYGRRDEPCRRCGTPIRREAFMNRSSYSCPKCQPRPRSARP, encoded by the coding sequence ATGCCCGAACTGCCCGAGGTCGAGGTCGTCCGCAGGGGCCTGGAGAGCTGGGTCGCGGGCCGGACGGTGGCCGCGGCCGAGGTCCTGCACCCCCGGGCGGTCCGGCGCAACGTCGGCGATCTGCCCGCCCAGCTCAAGGGCCGCACGCTGGCGTCGGCCGAGCGGCGCGGCAAATACCTGTGGCTGCCCCTGCGCGACGACGCCACCGGCGAGGAGGAGCCCGGCGAGGCGCTGATCGCCCATCTCGGCATGAGCGGTCAGCTTCTCGTCGTGGACCCGCTGTCGCCGATAGAGAAGCACCTGCGCGTGCGCATGGGCTTCGCCGACGGCGGCCTGGAGTTACGCTTCGTCGACCAGCGCACTTTCGGGCACCTGCTGGTGGCGCCCATGACCTCCGGTCTCGGCCGGCCGGTGCCGGAGCCGATCGCGCACATCGCCGCCGACCCGCTCGAGGACGCCTTCGACGACGCCGAGTTCGCCGTACGGCTGCGGCTGCGCCGTACGGGGATCAAGCGGGCGCTGCTCGACCAGTCGCTGATCAGCGGGGTCGGCAACATCTACGCGGACGAGGCGCTGTGGCGCGCGCGCCTGCACTGGGCGCGGCCGACGGAGACGCTGACCCGGCCGAAGATCGCCGAACTGCTCGCGGCGGTCCGCGAGGTCATGACCGAGGCGCTGGGGCAGGGCGGCACCTCCTTCGACAGCCTCTACGTCAACGTGAACGGCGAGAGCGGCTACTTCGACCGCTCGCTCGCGGTGTACGGCAGGCGGGACGAGCCGTGCCGCCGCTGCGGAACGCCCATCAGGCGGGAGGCGTTCATGAACAGGTCCTCCTACAGCTGCCCGAAGTGCCAGCCCCGCCCGAGGAGCGCCCGCCCTTAG
- the rpmF gene encoding 50S ribosomal protein L32, with amino-acid sequence MAVPKRKMSRSNTRARRSQWKAAAVALVSCPQCRSPKRPHVACPSCGTYNRRQVVEPSA; translated from the coding sequence GTGGCCGTCCCCAAGCGGAAGATGTCGCGGAGCAACACCCGCGCCCGCAGGTCCCAGTGGAAGGCGGCGGCGGTCGCACTCGTGAGCTGCCCGCAGTGCCGCTCGCCCAAGCGCCCGCACGTGGCGTGCCCGAGCTGCGGCACCTACAACCGTCGTCAGGTCGTCGAGCCGTCGGCCTGA
- a CDS encoding YceD family protein has product MSLHSLDPRAPWVISTHDLGRRPGSMRTLSPVLPAPVDLAVGMIGVPKDADVELDIRLEAVMEGVLVTGTAQAPLTGECSRCLDPLTSEIEVDFQELYFYSAEDAGEDDLLLDGELLDLEPVFRDAVVLALPLSPVCGDDCPGLCAECGIRLAEAGPDHRHEAIDARWAALQGLVVEQEDDQEG; this is encoded by the coding sequence ATGAGTCTGCACAGCCTCGATCCCCGAGCCCCCTGGGTGATCTCCACCCATGACCTGGGGCGCCGACCGGGATCGATGCGCACACTCAGCCCGGTTCTCCCGGCACCGGTGGATCTCGCCGTCGGAATGATCGGCGTTCCCAAGGACGCCGACGTCGAGCTGGACATCCGGCTCGAGGCGGTGATGGAGGGCGTGCTCGTGACGGGCACGGCGCAGGCTCCCCTGACGGGGGAGTGCTCGCGCTGCCTGGACCCGTTGACCTCGGAGATCGAGGTCGACTTCCAGGAGCTCTACTTCTACTCGGCGGAGGACGCCGGAGAGGACGATCTGCTCCTCGACGGCGAACTGCTCGATCTCGAGCCGGTATTCCGTGACGCGGTGGTGCTCGCACTGCCGCTGAGCCCGGTGTGCGGTGATGACTGCCCCGGTCTCTGTGCGGAGTGCGGGATCAGGCTGGCGGAGGCCGGCCCTGACCACCGGCACGAAGCGATCGACGCCCGCTGGGCGGCGCTGCAGGGTTTGGTTGTGGAACAGGAAGACGATCAGGAGGGTTGA
- a CDS encoding AAA family ATPase: protein MYLKTLTLRGFKSFASATTLRFEPGITAVVGPNGSGKSNVVDALAWVMGEHSAKSLRGGKMEDVIFAGTSSRPPLGRAEVTLTIDNSDGALPIDYTEVTISRLMFRSGQSEYAINGDTCRLLDIQELLSDSGIGREMHVIVGQGQLDQVLHAGPEERRAFIEEAAGVLKHRKRKEKALRKLDAMQANLTRVQDLVAELRRQLKPLGRQAEIARKAAVIQADLRDARLRLLADDVITLRDTLQREEADEAAVQARRAHVEAELAEGQRREAELEAAENEAQPRLKAAQETYYRLSGLRERLRGVESLAAERRRHAADAASIERRGRDPEDLEREAAEVREQERVLAEELDEARERLDAAVEARAEAEEALAAEERRLTAASRAAADRREALARLRGQVESARSRARAAGDEIGRLTKAVEDATRRAEQAQDELDAQAVDEAPADPGLAAELEAAQESVDLARAAVEEARAVAEEAEAVVERVRADLAAPRDALAAAKAAVSTARAADAESQRAVAALQARCEALEMSLAGGADGAAALLGAGLPGLLGPIATLLAVRPGAEAAIAAVLAVDGVAVASLTAAVAAVEHLREAGAGRAALLIAGDRQSDGDQSARPETPVAGAEWAADLVTVPDELRPAVEALLSDVVVVPDLLTARKVVDAHPELRAVTMSGDLLGVNAAHGGSGGGSSLLQMRTALDEAAADLATAGAEAERHAEALAEAVAAERECQLALEAAQARVAEAQNGVSAAQSGVNSAQNGLNAAQAGLDRLRGRQREADQRAAAAAKQLARLEAAVKAAQDEAARLSRSVVDAQEAREQAQAAVVELEEQLAEAEYAAELEAEPTTDTRDELAAACGVTRQAEMEARLTVRTAEERVRGIAGRADALLRAAQRERQDRARAAADRERRRRQAEIATAVAEGARAALNALEGSLARAAEERDEAERARGQIDAELKQVRLRVRELSSELDALVNRVHGSEMARTERRLRLEQMEQRALEEYGIELEPLIAEYGPSVPVPGDPPVPYVREEQEKRARTAERQMTQLGKVNPLALEEFAALEERHAFLTSQLEDLKKTRRDLLLVVKEVDDRVEQVFAAAYEDVAREFQGIFQRVFPGGEGRLLLTDPEDMLTTGVEVEARPPGKKVKRLSLLSGGERSLTAVAFLISIFKARPSPFYVMDEVEAALDDTNTQRLLTLFEELRQTSQLIVITHQKRTMEIADALYGVSMRGDGVTQVVSQRLREKV, encoded by the coding sequence GTGTATCTGAAGACGCTCACCTTACGCGGCTTCAAGTCCTTCGCCTCGGCCACCACCCTCCGCTTCGAGCCGGGCATCACCGCCGTGGTGGGCCCCAACGGCTCCGGCAAGTCCAACGTCGTGGACGCCCTCGCGTGGGTGATGGGCGAGCACAGCGCCAAGTCGCTGCGCGGCGGCAAGATGGAGGACGTCATCTTCGCGGGCACCTCGAGCCGCCCGCCGCTCGGCCGCGCCGAGGTCACCCTCACGATCGACAACAGCGACGGCGCGCTCCCGATCGACTACACCGAGGTGACGATCAGCCGGCTGATGTTCCGTTCCGGCCAGAGCGAGTACGCCATCAACGGCGACACCTGCCGCCTGCTCGACATCCAGGAACTGCTGTCCGACTCCGGCATCGGCCGGGAGATGCACGTGATCGTCGGCCAGGGCCAGCTCGACCAGGTGCTGCACGCGGGGCCGGAGGAGCGCCGGGCGTTCATCGAGGAGGCCGCGGGCGTACTCAAGCACCGCAAGCGCAAGGAGAAGGCCCTCCGCAAGCTCGACGCGATGCAGGCCAACCTGACCCGCGTCCAGGACCTCGTGGCCGAGCTGCGCCGCCAGCTCAAACCGCTGGGCCGGCAGGCCGAGATCGCCCGCAAGGCGGCAGTCATCCAGGCCGACCTGCGCGACGCCCGGCTGCGCCTGCTCGCCGACGACGTGATCACCCTCCGCGACACGCTGCAGCGTGAGGAGGCCGACGAGGCGGCCGTACAGGCGCGGCGCGCCCACGTGGAGGCCGAGCTGGCCGAGGGCCAGCGGCGGGAGGCCGAGCTGGAGGCGGCCGAGAACGAGGCCCAGCCCCGCCTCAAGGCCGCCCAGGAGACCTACTATCGCCTTTCCGGCCTGCGGGAGCGGCTGCGCGGCGTGGAGAGCCTCGCGGCCGAACGACGGCGGCACGCCGCGGACGCCGCCTCCATCGAGCGGCGCGGGCGCGACCCGGAGGACCTGGAACGCGAGGCCGCCGAGGTGCGCGAGCAGGAACGGGTGCTGGCGGAGGAGCTGGACGAGGCGCGTGAGCGGCTCGACGCCGCCGTCGAGGCCCGCGCCGAGGCCGAGGAGGCGCTGGCCGCCGAGGAGCGGCGCCTGACCGCCGCCTCCCGTGCCGCGGCCGACCGCCGGGAGGCCCTCGCCCGCCTCCGCGGCCAGGTCGAGTCGGCCAGAAGCCGGGCCAGGGCCGCCGGAGACGAGATCGGCAGGCTCACCAAGGCCGTCGAGGACGCCACCCGGCGCGCGGAGCAGGCCCAGGACGAGCTCGACGCGCAGGCGGTCGACGAGGCGCCGGCCGACCCCGGGCTCGCGGCCGAGCTGGAGGCCGCGCAGGAGAGCGTCGATCTCGCTCGCGCCGCGGTGGAGGAGGCCAGGGCCGTGGCCGAGGAGGCCGAGGCCGTCGTGGAGCGGGTGCGGGCCGACCTGGCCGCGCCCAGGGACGCGCTGGCCGCCGCCAAGGCCGCGGTGAGCACGGCCAGGGCCGCCGACGCCGAGTCGCAGCGTGCGGTCGCCGCTCTCCAGGCGCGGTGCGAGGCCCTGGAGATGAGCCTGGCCGGGGGCGCGGACGGGGCCGCCGCGCTGCTCGGCGCCGGGCTGCCCGGCCTGCTCGGCCCGATCGCCACGCTGCTCGCCGTACGCCCGGGGGCTGAGGCCGCCATCGCGGCCGTGCTGGCCGTGGACGGCGTCGCCGTGGCCTCGCTCACCGCCGCCGTCGCGGCCGTGGAACACCTTCGTGAGGCCGGTGCCGGACGCGCCGCCCTGCTGATCGCGGGCGACCGTCAGAGTGACGGCGACCAGAGCGCGCGGCCGGAGACGCCGGTCGCGGGCGCCGAGTGGGCCGCCGACCTGGTGACCGTGCCCGACGAGCTGCGCCCCGCCGTGGAGGCGCTGCTGTCCGACGTGGTCGTGGTGCCCGACCTGCTCACCGCGCGCAAGGTCGTGGACGCCCATCCGGAGCTGCGGGCCGTCACGATGTCCGGCGACCTGCTCGGCGTCAACGCCGCGCACGGCGGCTCGGGCGGCGGCTCCTCGCTGCTGCAGATGCGTACGGCGCTCGACGAGGCCGCCGCCGATCTCGCCACCGCCGGGGCCGAGGCCGAACGGCACGCGGAGGCGCTGGCCGAGGCCGTGGCCGCCGAGCGGGAGTGCCAGCTTGCGCTGGAGGCGGCGCAGGCGCGGGTCGCGGAGGCGCAGAACGGCGTGAGCGCCGCCCAGAGCGGTGTTAACTCGGCTCAGAACGGGCTGAACGCGGCGCAGGCCGGGCTCGACCGCCTGCGCGGCAGGCAGCGGGAGGCCGACCAGCGGGCCGCGGCGGCGGCCAAGCAGCTCGCCCGGCTGGAGGCCGCCGTCAAGGCCGCCCAGGACGAGGCGGCCCGGCTGAGCCGGTCGGTGGTGGACGCCCAGGAGGCGCGCGAGCAGGCCCAGGCCGCGGTCGTGGAGCTGGAGGAGCAGCTCGCCGAGGCGGAGTACGCCGCCGAGCTGGAGGCGGAGCCGACCACCGACACCCGAGACGAGCTGGCCGCCGCCTGCGGCGTCACCCGGCAGGCCGAGATGGAGGCCCGGCTGACCGTCCGTACGGCCGAGGAGCGGGTGCGGGGCATCGCGGGCCGGGCCGACGCGCTGCTGCGCGCGGCGCAGCGCGAGCGGCAGGACCGGGCCAGGGCCGCGGCCGACCGCGAACGCCGCCGCAGGCAGGCGGAGATCGCCACGGCCGTGGCCGAAGGTGCGCGTGCCGCCCTGAACGCCCTGGAGGGCTCGCTCGCGCGGGCCGCAGAGGAGCGCGACGAGGCCGAGCGGGCCCGCGGGCAGATCGACGCCGAGCTCAAGCAGGTGCGCCTGCGTGTGCGGGAGCTCAGCTCCGAGCTGGACGCCCTGGTCAACCGGGTCCACGGCAGCGAGATGGCCAGGACCGAGCGGCGGCTGCGCCTGGAGCAGATGGAGCAACGTGCCCTGGAGGAGTACGGCATCGAGCTCGAACCGCTGATCGCGGAGTACGGGCCGAGCGTGCCGGTGCCGGGCGACCCGCCCGTGCCGTACGTCAGGGAGGAGCAGGAGAAGCGGGCCAGGACGGCCGAACGGCAGATGACCCAGCTCGGCAAGGTCAACCCGCTGGCGCTGGAGGAGTTCGCCGCCCTTGAGGAGCGGCACGCCTTCCTCACCTCCCAGCTCGAAGACCTCAAGAAGACCCGGCGCGACCTGCTGCTCGTGGTCAAGGAGGTCGACGACCGGGTCGAGCAGGTCTTCGCGGCGGCGTACGAGGACGTGGCCCGCGAGTTCCAGGGGATCTTCCAGCGGGTCTTCCCCGGTGGCGAGGGCCGCCTGCTGCTGACCGACCCGGAGGACATGCTGACGACCGGGGTCGAGGTCGAGGCCCGGCCGCCCGGCAAGAAGGTCAAGCGCCTGTCGCTGCTGTCCGGCGGCGAGCGGTCGCTGACCGCGGTCGCGTTCCTCATCTCGATCTTCAAGGCCCGCCCGTCGCCGTTCTACGTCATGGACGAGGTCGAGGCGGCCCTCGACGACACCAACACGCAGCGGCTGCTCACGCTGTTCGA